The following coding sequences are from one Vibrio syngnathi window:
- a CDS encoding alpha/beta fold hydrolase, translating into MNKFTVDNQSMTYLDEGQGPVVVLGHSYLWDSTMWKPQIDALKTQYRCIVPELWSHGESQAAPSSMRNLKDYAQHILALLDHLDIEEFSVVGLSVGGMWGTELAELAPARIKSLVLMDTFVGLEPEVAHAKYFHMLDTITQTKMVPQPIVEAVVPLFFANDAQTNTPSLVEGFTQKLSDLKGENAEEVARIGRMVFGRRDMIEAVDNFALPVLIAVGQEDKPRPVLESYLMHDCITGSELVVIPGAGHISSLEQPEFVNTMLKTFLDKHLL; encoded by the coding sequence ATGAATAAGTTCACCGTAGACAATCAATCGATGACGTACCTAGATGAAGGTCAAGGACCTGTTGTTGTGCTAGGCCACAGTTACCTTTGGGACAGCACTATGTGGAAGCCGCAGATCGATGCATTAAAAACTCAGTATCGCTGTATTGTTCCAGAGCTTTGGTCTCATGGTGAGTCACAAGCCGCGCCGAGCTCAATGCGTAACTTGAAAGATTACGCTCAGCACATTTTGGCTTTGCTTGATCATTTAGATATCGAAGAATTCTCCGTAGTAGGCTTATCGGTTGGCGGTATGTGGGGAACAGAATTAGCGGAACTTGCACCTGCACGTATAAAATCTTTGGTTCTAATGGACACTTTCGTAGGCCTAGAACCAGAAGTTGCTCATGCTAAATACTTCCACATGTTAGACACCATTACTCAAACCAAAATGGTTCCTCAACCGATTGTTGAAGCGGTTGTTCCATTGTTCTTTGCAAATGATGCTCAAACAAACACACCTTCTTTAGTGGAAGGCTTTACTCAGAAATTATCAGATCTTAAGGGTGAGAACGCTGAAGAAGTGGCACGAATCGGTCGAATGGTGTTTGGACGTCGCGATATGATTGAAGCGGTAGATAACTTTGCACTACCAGTTTTGATCGCTGTAGGGCAAGAAGATAAACCGCGTCCGGTACTTGAGTCATACCTAATGCACGACTGTATTACGGGCAGTGAGTTGGTGGTGATTCCTGGTGCTGGTCACATTAGTTCGCTAGAGCAACCAGAGTTTGTGAACACAATGCTGAAGACGTTTTTAGATAAACATCTACTGTAA
- the tsaD gene encoding tRNA (adenosine(37)-N6)-threonylcarbamoyltransferase complex transferase subunit TsaD, producing MRIIGIETSCDETGIAIYDDEQGLLSHQLYSQVKLHADYGGVVPELASRDHVKKTIPLIKAALAEANLTSKDIDGVAYTAGPGLVGALLVGATIGRSIAYAWGVPAVPVHHMEGHLLAPMLEDNPPPFPFVALLVSGGHTMMVEVKGIGEYRILGESIDDAAGEAFDKTAKLMGLDYPGGPLLSRLAEKGTPGRFKFPRPMTDRPGLDMSFSGLKTFAANTIRANDNDDQTRADIAYAFQEAVCATLVIKCKRALVETGMKRIVIAGGVSANKQLRIELEALAKKIGGEVYYPRTEFCTDNGAMIAYAGMQRLKNGETADLSVHATPRWPIDQLEPIA from the coding sequence ATGCGCATTATTGGTATTGAAACCTCTTGTGATGAAACAGGAATCGCAATTTATGATGATGAGCAAGGGCTGCTTTCTCATCAGTTATACAGCCAAGTAAAGCTGCACGCCGATTACGGTGGTGTGGTACCTGAGCTAGCGTCGCGTGACCACGTAAAAAAAACCATTCCACTGATTAAAGCGGCGTTGGCAGAAGCGAACCTAACGTCGAAAGATATTGATGGCGTGGCTTACACGGCTGGCCCTGGTTTGGTTGGTGCATTGCTTGTGGGTGCAACGATTGGTCGCAGTATTGCTTATGCGTGGGGCGTGCCTGCTGTGCCAGTGCACCATATGGAAGGTCACCTTCTTGCGCCAATGCTAGAAGACAATCCTCCACCATTCCCATTTGTTGCTCTGCTGGTTTCTGGCGGACATACCATGATGGTCGAAGTAAAAGGCATTGGTGAATACCGAATCCTTGGTGAATCGATTGATGATGCGGCGGGTGAAGCGTTTGATAAAACCGCGAAGCTAATGGGCTTAGACTACCCTGGTGGTCCACTGCTATCTCGACTCGCAGAAAAAGGCACGCCAGGTCGTTTTAAGTTCCCACGTCCAATGACTGATCGTCCAGGACTAGATATGAGCTTTTCGGGCTTGAAAACGTTCGCGGCAAATACCATTCGTGCTAATGACAATGATGACCAAACTCGAGCTGATATTGCTTACGCGTTCCAAGAAGCGGTTTGTGCGACCTTGGTAATCAAGTGTAAGCGTGCCTTAGTAGAGACGGGCATGAAACGTATCGTGATTGCTGGTGGTGTAAGCGCCAACAAACAACTGCGCATTGAGCTTGAAGCGCTGGCGAAGAAAATCGGTGGTGAGGTGTACTACCCTCGTACTGAATTCTGTACTGATAATGGTGCCATGATTGCTTACGCGGGTATGCAACGCTTAAAGAATGGTGAAACGGCTGATTTGTCGGTTCATGCTACGCCGCGTTGGCCAATTGACCAACTAGAGCCAATTGCTTAA
- the rpsU gene encoding 30S ribosomal protein S21, whose amino-acid sequence MPIVKVRENEPFDVALRRFKRSCEKAGILSEVRRREHYEKPTTVRKRAKAAAQKRHAKKLARENARRVRLY is encoded by the coding sequence ATGCCAATAGTTAAAGTACGTGAAAACGAACCGTTCGACGTTGCACTACGTCGTTTCAAGCGCTCTTGTGAAAAAGCAGGTATCCTTTCTGAAGTGCGTCGTCGTGAGCATTACGAAAAGCCAACTACAGTTCGCAAACGCGCTAAAGCAGCAGCTCAAAAGCGTCACGCTAAAAAGCTAGCTCGCGAAAACGCACGTCGCGTTCGTCTGTACTAA
- a CDS encoding GatB/YqeY domain-containing protein, whose amino-acid sequence MALIEQLKEEQKLAMKAKDKPRLGTIRLALSAIKQREVDERITLNDDDIIAILVKMVKQRRDSVAQYESANRQDLADVEKAEITVLEGFMPQPLTEEEVIALLDSAIAEAQPAGMQDMGKVMAILKPQIQGRADMGKVSGLVRSKLA is encoded by the coding sequence ATGGCTCTTATTGAACAACTCAAAGAAGAGCAAAAATTAGCGATGAAAGCCAAGGACAAACCGCGCCTTGGCACTATCCGCTTAGCTCTTTCAGCAATTAAGCAACGTGAAGTTGACGAACGGATCACTCTGAACGACGACGACATTATTGCTATATTAGTTAAAATGGTTAAGCAACGTCGCGATTCTGTTGCTCAATATGAATCGGCAAATCGTCAAGATCTTGCTGACGTGGAAAAAGCAGAAATTACGGTACTTGAAGGCTTTATGCCTCAGCCGCTAACTGAAGAAGAAGTTATTGCACTACTTGATAGCGCAATTGCAGAAGCTCAACCTGCGGGCATGCAAGACATGGGTAAAGTAATGGCTATCTTGAAACCACAAATTCAAGGGCGTGCAGATATGGGTAAAGTTAGTGGTTTAGTTCGTTCTAAACTCGCTTAA
- the dnaG gene encoding DNA primase codes for MAGHIPRSFIDDLLARLDIVDIVDARVKLKKKGKNYGACCPFHNEKTPSFSVSQEKQFYHCFGCGVHGNAIDFIMEFERLDFVEAIEELASFLGLDVPREQRSGEISTAPKANSEQKRNLYDLMGGISNFYRSQLKISANKPAIDYLKNRGLSGEIVQKFGIGYVADEWDLVRKNFGQQKEAQDMLVTGGMLIENDKGNRYDRFRGRVMFPIRDRRGRVIGFGGRVLEDGTPKYLNSPETPIFHKGKELYGLYEVLQAYREPPQILVVEGYMDVVALAQYGVDYSVASLGTSTTGDHVQMLFRQTNTVVCCYDGDRAGKEAAWRALENALEYLKTGNTLKFLFLPDGEDPDSYIRENGQEAFEQLVQNATPLSTYLFDNLIEIHKLNLGTTEGKSALRAHASALINKIPDSYFQELLEKLLDERTGFDNQLRRARVHTKNPTPQPHKELKRTPMREVIALLIQNPSYADMVPDLSSVKGLQLPGLSLFVEVLDKCHAHPHINTGQLLEHWRHNKHEALLSRLASWEIPLDEDNQEDIFLDSLDNILAQCVEKQIENLQAKARSVGLSAEEKRELLALMLDLKA; via the coding sequence ATGGCAGGACACATCCCGCGTAGTTTCATCGATGATCTCCTAGCGCGTCTCGACATTGTCGATATTGTGGACGCACGCGTGAAACTTAAGAAAAAAGGCAAAAACTATGGTGCTTGTTGCCCATTTCACAACGAAAAGACCCCTTCTTTCAGCGTAAGCCAAGAAAAACAGTTTTATCACTGCTTTGGTTGTGGCGTGCATGGCAATGCCATCGACTTCATTATGGAGTTCGAACGTCTCGATTTTGTTGAAGCGATTGAAGAGCTGGCCTCATTTTTAGGCCTTGATGTTCCTAGAGAACAGCGCAGTGGTGAGATATCAACAGCACCAAAAGCTAACAGCGAACAAAAACGTAACCTCTACGATTTGATGGGCGGCATCAGTAATTTTTACCGCTCTCAGCTGAAAATCTCAGCGAACAAGCCCGCAATTGATTACCTAAAAAATCGCGGCCTTTCTGGTGAAATCGTACAGAAGTTTGGCATTGGCTACGTCGCTGATGAATGGGACTTAGTTCGTAAGAACTTCGGCCAACAAAAAGAAGCACAAGACATGCTCGTGACTGGCGGCATGTTGATAGAAAACGATAAAGGCAATCGATACGACCGATTCCGTGGACGCGTAATGTTCCCGATCCGCGATCGTCGTGGTCGAGTGATTGGTTTTGGTGGGCGTGTCTTAGAAGACGGTACACCGAAATACCTGAACTCACCAGAAACGCCGATCTTCCATAAAGGTAAAGAGCTTTACGGCCTTTATGAAGTACTGCAAGCCTACCGTGAACCGCCGCAAATACTTGTGGTTGAAGGTTACATGGATGTCGTGGCATTGGCGCAATATGGTGTTGATTACTCAGTGGCATCACTGGGCACCTCGACAACCGGTGACCACGTTCAAATGTTGTTCCGCCAAACCAACACTGTGGTTTGTTGTTATGACGGTGACCGAGCTGGTAAAGAAGCAGCGTGGCGCGCACTCGAAAATGCGCTTGAATACCTGAAAACAGGTAACACGCTCAAGTTTCTGTTCTTGCCTGACGGTGAAGACCCAGATAGCTATATAAGAGAGAATGGCCAAGAGGCCTTCGAACAACTAGTACAGAATGCGACACCGCTTTCTACTTACTTGTTCGATAATCTTATTGAAATACACAAGTTGAACTTGGGAACAACGGAAGGGAAGTCGGCACTGCGAGCACACGCCAGCGCCTTGATTAATAAAATCCCTGACAGTTATTTCCAAGAACTGCTCGAAAAATTATTGGATGAGCGTACTGGTTTTGATAACCAACTGAGACGAGCTCGTGTTCATACTAAGAACCCGACACCTCAACCGCATAAAGAACTGAAACGTACTCCAATGCGAGAAGTTATCGCTTTGCTTATCCAAAATCCGAGCTATGCTGATATGGTACCGGATTTATCAAGTGTCAAAGGCTTACAATTGCCTGGGCTAAGTTTATTCGTCGAAGTACTTGATAAATGCCACGCGCATCCCCATATCAACACAGGCCAATTATTAGAGCATTGGCGACACAATAAACATGAGGCTCTTCTGTCTCGTCTCGCGAGCTGGGAAATCCCCCTCGACGAAGACAATCAAGAAGACATATTTTTAGACTCATTGGACAATATCCTTGCCCAGTGCGTTGAAAAACAAATTGAAAATCTGCAGGCAAAAGCAAGAAGTGTCGGTTTATCAGCCGAAGAAAAAAGGGAGCTACTAGCTTTAATGCTAGATCTAAAAGCGTAA
- the rpoD gene encoding RNA polymerase sigma factor RpoD translates to MDQNPQSQLKLLVIKGKEQGYLTYAEVNDHLPAEIVDSEQVEDIIQMINDMGIKVVETAPDADDLALNDDDANIDEDAAEAAAAALSSVESEIGRTTDPVRMYMREMGTVELLTREGEIDIAKRIEDGINTVQLSVAEYPGTIPYILEQFDRVLAEEIRLTDLINGFVDPDDDGTAAPTATHIGSELAKTDLEDEDKEEAEDDEEEEEEDTGIDPELALEKFTALRTSYQNRQLAINEYGHESPKATLATTMMQDVFKEFRLTPKQFDYLVNELRTSMDRVRTQERLIMRQTVEYGKVPKKSFIALFTGNESSEAWLDEVLASDKPYAEKIKRNEHDIRRSIQKLDIIERETSLTVQSIKDISRRMSIGEAKARRAKKEMVEANLRLVISIAKKYTNRGLQFLDLIQEGNIGLMKAVDKFEYRRGYKFSTYATWWIRQAITRSIADQARTIRIPVHMIETINKLNRISRQMLQEMGREPLPEELAERMQMPEDKIRKVLKIAKEPISMETPIGDDEDSHLGDFIEDTTLELPLDSATATSLRGATKDVLAGLTPREAKVLRMRFGIDMNTDHTLEEVGKQFDVTRERIRQIEAKALRKLRHPSRSETLRSFLDE, encoded by the coding sequence ATGGATCAAAATCCGCAGTCACAGCTTAAATTACTTGTTATTAAAGGCAAGGAACAAGGCTATCTGACCTACGCCGAAGTAAACGACCACCTACCTGCAGAAATCGTGGATTCTGAACAGGTAGAAGACATCATTCAAATGATCAACGACATGGGTATCAAGGTAGTAGAAACTGCACCTGACGCTGATGATCTAGCGCTTAATGATGACGATGCCAATATAGATGAAGATGCAGCTGAAGCTGCTGCTGCTGCGCTTTCAAGCGTAGAAAGCGAGATTGGCCGTACAACTGACCCAGTTCGTATGTACATGCGTGAAATGGGTACAGTTGAACTACTGACTCGTGAAGGCGAAATCGACATTGCGAAGCGTATTGAAGATGGTATCAATACCGTTCAATTATCTGTTGCTGAGTACCCAGGCACGATTCCATACATCTTGGAACAGTTTGACCGCGTACTCGCTGAAGAGATTCGCTTAACAGATCTAATTAATGGCTTTGTTGACCCAGACGACGATGGCACAGCTGCGCCAACGGCGACTCACATCGGTTCAGAACTAGCTAAAACTGATCTAGAAGACGAAGACAAAGAAGAAGCGGAAGACGACGAGGAAGAAGAAGAGGAAGATACAGGTATTGATCCTGAGCTTGCTCTTGAGAAGTTCACAGCGCTTCGTACTAGCTACCAAAACCGTCAACTAGCAATCAATGAATACGGCCACGAAAGCCCGAAAGCAACGCTTGCAACAACAATGATGCAAGACGTATTCAAAGAATTCCGTCTGACGCCAAAACAGTTTGATTACCTAGTAAACGAACTTCGCACTTCAATGGATCGCGTACGTACTCAAGAACGCCTAATCATGCGTCAAACGGTTGAGTACGGCAAAGTGCCGAAGAAATCTTTCATTGCTCTATTTACTGGCAATGAATCTAGCGAAGCATGGTTGGACGAAGTTCTTGCTTCAGACAAACCATACGCTGAAAAGATCAAACGTAACGAACACGACATCCGTCGTTCTATCCAAAAGCTGGATATAATCGAACGTGAAACGTCTCTTACTGTTCAAAGCATTAAAGATATCAGCCGTCGTATGTCTATCGGTGAAGCGAAAGCTCGTCGTGCGAAGAAAGAGATGGTTGAAGCGAACTTACGTCTAGTAATCTCGATTGCTAAGAAGTACACAAACCGTGGCCTACAATTCCTGGATCTGATCCAAGAAGGTAACATCGGTCTGATGAAAGCGGTAGATAAGTTTGAATACCGTCGTGGTTACAAATTCTCTACTTACGCTACTTGGTGGATCCGTCAAGCAATCACTCGTTCGATTGCCGACCAAGCTCGTACTATCCGTATTCCTGTTCACATGATCGAAACGATCAACAAACTAAACCGTATCTCTCGTCAAATGCTACAAGAGATGGGTCGTGAACCGCTTCCGGAAGAGTTGGCTGAGCGCATGCAAATGCCTGAAGACAAGATCCGTAAAGTACTAAAAATCGCTAAAGAGCCTATCTCAATGGAGACACCAATCGGTGACGACGAAGATTCGCATCTAGGTGATTTCATCGAGGATACAACGCTAGAACTGCCTTTAGATTCTGCAACGGCAACAAGCCTACGCGGTGCAACTAAAGACGTTCTTGCAGGCCTAACTCCTCGTGAAGCGAAAGTACTGCGTATGCGTTTTGGTATTGACATGAACACTGACCACACTCTAGAAGAAGTGGGTAAGCAGTTCGACGTTACTCGTGAGCGTATCCGTCAGATCGAAGCAAAAGCACTGCGTAAACTTCGTCACCCAAGCCGCTCAGAAACTCTGCGTAGCTTCCTAGACGAGTAA
- a CDS encoding O-acetylhomoserine aminocarboxypropyltransferase/cysteine synthase family protein has protein sequence MKDETLSIHFGYETDPTTKSVATPIYQTVAYEFDDAQHGADLFNLAVPGNIYTRIMNPTNDVLEKRMAALEGGIAGLVVSAGSAAINYAIQTLAQIGDNIVSTPQLYGGTYTLFAHMLPNQGIEVRFAKDDKPESLAALIDEKTKAVYCESIGNPAGNIIDLERVAELAHAQGVPVIVDNTVATPVLCKPIDFGADIVVHSLTKYVGGHGTTLGGVIVDSGKFPWAEHKDRFPVFNQPEPSYHGVVYTEAFGEAAFIGRARTVPLRNTGAALSPMNAFMLMQGLETLSLRMERHTENALKVAEYLQQHEKVSWVSYAGLPTSEFYPLAEKYMQGKPSAILSFGLKDGYEAGVRFYDALQIFKRLVNIGDAKSLACHPASTTHRQLSEAEQKQAGVSPEMIRLSVGIEHIEDIFADLEQALNT, from the coding sequence ATGAAAGACGAAACGCTCTCGATTCACTTCGGCTACGAAACCGATCCAACAACCAAATCGGTTGCGACACCTATTTACCAAACCGTTGCTTACGAATTCGATGACGCACAACACGGTGCCGACCTGTTCAACCTTGCGGTACCCGGTAATATCTACACTCGCATAATGAACCCAACCAATGATGTACTAGAAAAGCGCATGGCGGCCTTAGAGGGTGGCATTGCAGGCTTAGTGGTGAGTGCGGGCAGCGCGGCGATCAACTACGCGATTCAAACATTAGCTCAAATCGGCGACAACATCGTTTCTACCCCTCAGCTTTACGGCGGTACTTACACCCTATTTGCTCATATGCTACCAAACCAAGGGATCGAAGTTCGCTTTGCTAAAGACGATAAACCAGAAAGCTTAGCGGCACTGATCGATGAAAAGACCAAGGCGGTTTATTGTGAAAGTATCGGTAACCCGGCAGGCAATATTATCGACTTAGAACGTGTTGCTGAGCTTGCTCACGCACAAGGTGTACCTGTGATTGTTGATAACACAGTGGCGACACCTGTGTTGTGTAAACCTATCGATTTTGGCGCTGATATCGTGGTGCACTCGCTAACCAAATACGTTGGAGGTCACGGAACAACATTGGGTGGCGTGATTGTCGATTCAGGCAAATTCCCATGGGCAGAACACAAAGATCGCTTCCCCGTGTTTAACCAACCAGAGCCTTCATATCATGGTGTGGTTTATACCGAAGCCTTTGGTGAGGCTGCATTTATTGGTCGCGCTCGAACCGTTCCACTTCGTAATACAGGGGCAGCACTGTCACCAATGAATGCCTTCATGTTAATGCAAGGCTTAGAGACGTTGTCGTTACGTATGGAGCGACACACAGAGAACGCATTAAAAGTAGCAGAGTACCTTCAGCAACATGAGAAAGTGAGTTGGGTGAGCTACGCTGGTTTACCCACGTCTGAGTTCTATCCGTTGGCTGAGAAATACATGCAAGGTAAGCCGTCTGCCATTTTATCTTTTGGCTTGAAAGATGGTTATGAAGCCGGAGTTCGTTTCTATGATGCGCTGCAAATCTTCAAGCGCTTGGTGAACATTGGCGATGCAAAATCTCTCGCTTGTCACCCGGCTTCCACGACACACCGTCAATTAAGCGAAGCGGAACAAAAACAAGCAGGTGTATCACCAGAGATGATTCGTCTCTCAGTAGGTATTGAACACATCGAAGATATCTTTGCTGATCTAGAGCAAGCCCTTAATACTTAA
- the glmS gene encoding glutamine--fructose-6-phosphate transaminase (isomerizing) has product MCGIVGAVAQRDVAEILVEGLRRLEYRGYDSAGVAVVDSESNLTRVRRLGKVQELADAVDQQHVIGGTGIAHTRWATHGEPSEANAHPHMSGDIAVVHNGIIENHETLRALLQERGYVFTSQTDTEVIAHLVEWELRTSASLVEALQKTAKQLDGAYGTVAVDRKDPSRIVVARSGSPIVIGFGVGENFLASDQLALLSVTRRFMYLEEGDVAEVTRRDVTVFDVAGERVEREIVESNAEHDAGDKGQYRHFMQKEIFEQPTALINTMEGRISDTSVITNAIGVKAEEILSKVEHVQIIACGTSYNSGMAARYWFESLAGVSCDVEIASEFRYRDFVVRPNSLLVTLSQSGETADTLAALRLAKEKGYMSAMTICNVAGSSLVRESDFAFMTRAGTEIGVASTKAFTTQLAAMLMMVTSIGRLQGRINEEKEAEIVQALHQLPADIEKALAFDKEIEALAPDFADKHHTLFLGRGEFYPIAMEASLKLKEISYIHAEAYAAGELKHGPLALIDADMPVVVIAPSNDLLEKLKSNVEEVRARGGLLYVFADEDAGFESDENMKIIKMPHVSEVTAPIYYTVPMQLLSYHVALIKGTDVDQPRNLAKAVTVE; this is encoded by the coding sequence ATGTGTGGAATTGTTGGTGCAGTAGCACAGCGTGATGTAGCCGAAATTTTAGTAGAAGGCCTTCGCCGCCTAGAATACCGAGGCTACGATTCAGCGGGTGTCGCTGTAGTTGACAGCGAATCTAACCTAACTCGTGTACGCCGCCTTGGTAAAGTACAAGAGCTAGCAGACGCAGTCGATCAACAACATGTTATTGGCGGTACTGGTATCGCTCATACACGTTGGGCGACACACGGTGAGCCTTCTGAAGCAAACGCACACCCACACATGTCGGGCGATATTGCTGTTGTACACAATGGTATTATCGAAAACCACGAAACACTGCGCGCTCTGCTGCAAGAGCGTGGCTACGTGTTTACTTCACAAACAGATACAGAAGTTATCGCTCATCTTGTTGAGTGGGAACTTCGCACGTCAGCTTCTTTGGTTGAAGCTCTGCAAAAAACAGCAAAACAATTAGACGGTGCATACGGCACTGTGGCGGTTGATCGTAAAGATCCTAGCCGTATCGTTGTTGCTCGTTCTGGTAGCCCAATCGTTATCGGTTTTGGTGTCGGTGAGAATTTCCTTGCTTCTGACCAACTAGCGCTATTAAGCGTAACTCGTCGCTTCATGTACTTAGAAGAAGGTGATGTTGCTGAGGTGACTCGTCGTGATGTAACAGTATTTGATGTGGCGGGCGAGCGTGTTGAGCGTGAAATCGTTGAATCAAACGCAGAACACGATGCCGGTGACAAAGGTCAATACCGTCACTTTATGCAGAAAGAGATCTTTGAGCAGCCAACAGCGCTGATCAACACAATGGAAGGCCGTATCTCTGACACTTCAGTTATCACTAACGCGATTGGTGTTAAAGCGGAAGAGATCCTAAGCAAGGTTGAACACGTGCAGATCATCGCATGTGGTACATCTTACAACTCAGGCATGGCAGCTCGTTACTGGTTTGAGTCTCTAGCAGGCGTAAGCTGTGACGTAGAGATTGCTTCTGAATTCCGTTACCGTGATTTCGTTGTTCGTCCGAATAGCCTATTGGTGACTCTGTCTCAGTCTGGTGAAACGGCTGATACGCTTGCTGCACTTCGTCTTGCAAAAGAAAAAGGTTACATGTCAGCAATGACTATCTGTAACGTTGCAGGCTCTTCGCTGGTTCGTGAATCTGATTTTGCCTTCATGACTCGCGCAGGAACTGAAATCGGTGTTGCTTCAACTAAAGCCTTCACAACACAGCTAGCGGCTATGTTGATGATGGTAACGTCAATTGGTCGTCTACAAGGTCGCATCAATGAAGAGAAAGAAGCGGAGATCGTTCAAGCACTACATCAACTGCCTGCTGATATTGAAAAAGCATTAGCGTTTGATAAAGAGATCGAAGCGCTAGCACCTGATTTTGCAGATAAGCACCACACACTATTCTTGGGTCGTGGTGAGTTCTACCCAATCGCGATGGAAGCGTCTCTTAAACTGAAAGAGATCTCTTACATCCACGCAGAAGCATACGCGGCTGGTGAGCTTAAGCACGGTCCTTTGGCTCTTATCGATGCAGATATGCCAGTCGTCGTTATTGCACCAAGCAACGACTTGCTAGAGAAACTGAAATCAAACGTTGAAGAAGTACGTGCTCGTGGCGGTCTACTTTACGTATTCGCAGATGAAGATGCAGGCTTTGAAAGCGATGAGAACATGAAGATCATCAAGATGCCTCACGTAAGTGAAGTAACAGCACCTATCTACTACACAGTACCGATGCAGCTGTTGTCTTACCATGTAGCACTAATCAAGGGTACCGATGTTGACCAACCTCGTAACCTTGCGAAAGCGGTAACGGTTGAGTAA
- a CDS encoding DeoR/GlpR family DNA-binding transcription regulator gives MSKRNTQLRRHAISNLVNEKGEVSVDELSAKFETSEVTIRKDLASLEKNGQLLRRYGGAISLPKEVVNEELGPQVSTRKISLAKAAADLIRDHNRIVIDSGSTTGALIQQLNSKRGLVVMTNSLHVANALNELESEPTLLMTGGTWDTHSDSFQGKVAESVLRAYDFDQLFIGADGIDLDRGTTTFNELVGLSKVMAEVSRDVIVMVESEKVGRKIPNLELAWEHIDILITDTDLGEESKASIESHDVRVILTDPA, from the coding sequence ATGTCGAAACGAAACACCCAGCTCAGAAGACATGCAATTTCTAACCTAGTGAATGAAAAAGGGGAGGTTAGTGTTGATGAATTATCCGCTAAGTTCGAAACCTCAGAGGTCACGATTAGAAAGGACTTGGCGTCTTTAGAGAAAAATGGTCAGCTTTTGCGCCGTTATGGTGGTGCGATTTCATTACCGAAAGAGGTTGTCAACGAAGAGCTGGGTCCACAAGTTTCGACTCGAAAGATTTCATTGGCGAAAGCCGCAGCAGATTTAATTCGCGACCATAACCGCATTGTGATCGATAGTGGTAGCACGACAGGAGCGCTAATTCAGCAGCTCAATAGTAAGCGTGGTTTGGTTGTTATGACCAACTCATTGCACGTTGCTAATGCACTTAATGAGTTGGAAAGCGAACCAACACTGCTAATGACCGGCGGCACTTGGGATACCCATTCGGATTCTTTCCAAGGCAAAGTCGCAGAGTCAGTACTTCGTGCTTACGATTTTGATCAACTATTTATCGGGGCTGATGGTATCGACCTTGATAGAGGCACAACCACGTTCAATGAATTGGTTGGTTTAAGCAAAGTAATGGCTGAAGTGTCACGAGATGTGATCGTGATGGTTGAGTCGGAAAAAGTGGGACGAAAGATCCCGAACTTAGAGCTGGCATGGGAACACATTGACATCTTAATTACCGATACAGACTTAGGCGAAGAATCCAAAGCAAGTATCGAATCACATGATGTTCGAGTGATCCTGACCGATCCAGCGTAA